GGCGGGAGTTAAAGGGTTCTAGCATAGTTATGGAGGACTTATGCCCGAGGATATCTCCGAAAACACCATCGATATAATCAAGAAGATCGAGACAGGTGAGTGCACTCTGTTCTTAGGTGCAGGCGCATCCGTGTCCGCAGGGGCGCCCACGGGCGATGCCTTGAGCGCTCTTATCATCAAGAAATTACGGCACAGGGGAGATTGGGCAATGAGCGTGGATCAGGCGTTCTCGTTCTTTCTCGCACACCATAACCTGCTGACCGTAGAAAAATTTATCCAAGAAAAACTAACAGACCTAAGTCCCTCAAAGGTTCATGAAATGATTCCTTGGTTCAAATGGCGTGCGCTTGTCACAACGAATTATGACCAACTATTAGAAAAGGCTTTCGCTAATGAATTGGGGGCCGCCCAGCGCTTGATCCCAATTGTTAACGAGAATGATTTGCCAAAGGTTGGATATCCCCTTGAAGAATGCGTGCCGTTGTTGAAACCCCACGGTTGCATATCGGATTTCCCAAGAATGTCTTTAGGCATAGAGGGTATTCACGAAGCAAAAAAAAGGCGTCGCCTCATGTTTTCCTATATCGAAATGTTACATCTTGCAGGTCCTGTTATCTATATCGGTTACTCATTACGGGATAGTCACATTCTCGATATGATTTGCGAACTCAAGGACCGGCTTGGCAACCGAACTGACATGTTATTCGTTACAAAACAGGATACGAGCAGAAAGGCAATAGAGCGACAGTGGTTCGAAAGAACCCTCCGGGTAGAATACCTGGACTGGGGATTTGAAGGATTCATGACCTATATATCTGAAAAGCTAAGGCCAGCCATCGGACCGTCAAAAATAGTTCCTCAACTGGCTTCTTGTCGAATTATCACATTCGGAAATATCTCTTACAAAATAGGACGCGACGCCGATGGTGAATGGGAGTGCTGGATAGACTATACCATCAAGCAGAGAGATGACTACGTTGGAATTATCCTTCAAACCAAGAAGGACTCCCTAGATATAAGTGAGTACAGAGAGGTAAGCTTTGAACTGAATATTCCAAGTTCATCCCCACAAAAGGATGCAATAGAGGCCATCAAACTGGAAGGTTACAACCGCGTTCATAGCCACAAGATCGATATAAGGAATCTCACGCGAG
This window of the Acidobacteriota bacterium genome carries:
- a CDS encoding SIR2 family protein gives rise to the protein MPEDISENTIDIIKKIETGECTLFLGAGASVSAGAPTGDALSALIIKKLRHRGDWAMSVDQAFSFFLAHHNLLTVEKFIQEKLTDLSPSKVHEMIPWFKWRALVTTNYDQLLEKAFANELGAAQRLIPIVNENDLPKVGYPLEECVPLLKPHGCISDFPRMSLGIEGIHEAKKRRRLMFSYIEMLHLAGPVIYIGYSLRDSHILDMICELKDRLGNRTDMLFVTKQDTSRKAIERQWFERTLRVEYLDWGFEGFMTYISEKLRPAIGPSKIVPQLASCRIITFGNISYKIGRDADGEWECWIDYTIKQRDDYVGIILQTKKDSLDISEYREVSFELNIPSSSPQKDAIEAIKLEGYNRVHSHKIDIRNLTRDKWERITLNLDKFKGGVRALHLRQVVFTDNGNLGLVKQGYKVGIRKVSLQ